Within Vallitalea okinawensis, the genomic segment TATTATTTTTTCTGACTTAATTACCATATCATCGAAACTGTAAAGTCTATGGCAATGGGATGTAGTAAGCCTAAAAACATATGCTAATCCATCATCAAATTTATCAGAACCACTATTTAATAATTTTTTTGCTGTAAAGCTTTCTCCTTTTATTTCTACATCTGTACTTATATTTCTTATATTGTTTATAACCGTAACATTGCCCTCGCAAGGGGAACAAAAGGAGGTGTTCTTACTCTTTAAATGTACGAAATCGTCACCTCTAGCAAAAAAATCATTAAAGGAATTATAATTTCTTTCCACTTTAACACCTCTTTTTTTAGCGAATGTATTAATATGTATCGTACTAAGTCTGCTATCAGCATACTTTTGTGCTATTTTCAAAACATTTTTTCTCATAATTGCCGTTAGTAAGTTTCTTGTTATAAAATTACTATAAAGATATTTTAAGATCTTTCCATCAACGTCTTTTTTCATATCTCTCTTCCTCTTAACGTTTTAATTTAAGTTTATACTCTAGACTATTATTCCAATCACCAAAAGTAAGAATATCATCTGCTAAAGACTTAAATATAAATTTCCCGCTGTACATATGTGTACCTTCAAGGGCACCACTTTTTAAAACAACTGTAAGATCAGAAATTAAATATGCCCTTCTTACTTCATAGCTACCTTCCAAAGCACCACCAAATTCATAAGAATCTACAATAAATTTTTCTCCATCAAAAGTCCATATTCTATCTTCAGCAGTGTAATCAATTATTCCATTGCTATCCTCATACGATATGAGCTTCCACTCGCCGATTATCTCATTATCTACCGCCTCTACACTTAATATTTCTATATGCCTTAATTCCGTATTATTTCGTGAAACATCTGTTTGAATTTCTGTACTTGCATAGAATGTTAGTATCAACATTATACATATAAATATTACATTTCTAATTTTCAGCATATTTTTACTCCTTATTTATAATATGAAAAATAGCGTAAAAAGTCCTAATGCAGATAAAATCAACATTTCTCTTAATCTTGGTTTTACAACCTTTATTGGCGATATAAAGGCTATTGCCACTAACAATAAAAGCGCTGTATAGCAACTAGGATTTTCTACTCCAAATACGCCATAAAACATTGGCAATATAAGAGCCATTGACGTTATTGGTAGCCCTTTGAAATATTTCCTGCCTGTGTTTGTAACAAGCGAATTATTTTCCACCATAATATTAAAGTAAGCCAACCTTATCAGCCCTGCTAGTACATAAATACTAGATACTATCATAAAATGAAAACTTTTACCAGTTATCTGAAAACAAATTATTGCAGGAAAAACACCAAAACAAATTAAATCACAAAGACTATCTATCTGCACACCAAAACGTTTCTCGTCATCAGTCCGCTTTCTTGTTGCGGCTATTTTCCCATCAAACATATCGCAAAATCCAGATAACATAAGGGCTATTAGAGCATATTTTAAATTACCATAAATAGCAAAATAGATTCCAACTATTGAAATGAATAAGCTAAAGTACGTAAGTATAACAGTGTAATTGTAAAATCCAACTAACATATTTTCCTCCTTTAAAAAATCGACTCTAAAAGTCCACAATACATTAATAAGCTCCAAGGTTTACCTATAGCAACCATTAGCAGAAATCTTTTATAAGACATTTTAGTAAGACCACCAATATAATACAAAGTATCATCTGGCATAAGAAGTAAAGATACTATGGCTAAAAAAGATAAATCAAAACTTTTCTTCTTATCTGTCCACTTAGTGCATTTATTATAATTATTTTCTCCAATTATATTAATAACAAATTTTTTACCATACCTCCTTGCTAAATAAAATGCTAGACTACTACTAAGTAAATTTCCTATATACAGCAAGATAAATGCATTAATAGGACCAAACATTGTAACTCCACCTACATACCCTATAAAAGTTGGAATAATTGGTACTAGTACTCTAATCACAACATATAGAGTAAAAATCATTGGTGCCAAAATTCCAAAACCCTCTATATAGTTAGTAAATGTATCACTGTTTTCAAAAGCCCCAGTATAAAAACCAATTATAATAACGGACATAGCATTAATCAAAAAAACTGAAATTACTATAAATCCAATCTTTTTGATTGTGTTTTCTTCTATTTGTGACATCATACATTTTACTCCCTAGATTAAATAATTTACGCTAGTAATCATAATACCAAAAATTAATAAAAATACACCGACTACTTTGTTCAGTTTAATAGGATTAAGCTTGTTAGCATATGCTGCAGCAATTTTTGCTCCAATAAATGCAGTTAAACAGCATACAAATAAATATAAAATATCATGCGGCATAATTATCATGTGACTTACTCCTCCTATTAACGCAGTAAATGTCATTATAAATACACTTGTACCGACTGCAGTTTTTACATCGTATTTTAAAACACTTGTTAAAATTATAAGTAATGCTATTCCACCTCCAGCACCAAGATAACCGCACATCGCACCACATAAAGCTCCACAAATAACGCACTTAATAGTTCTATTTTTATCTTCTGTGTCATTACTCTCAGTAACTAAAATAGGTCTCGCTAGAAATCTAGTTCCAAGAATTATTACTATTAAATTTGTCATGCTACCTAATATTTTTGTATCACTAAGTGATGAGATGTAGGAAAATATAAGTGTGAAAACCAATACTGAACCTAGTAAATACAAACTGTTCATTATGTCGATATTTTTATTTTTTCTATATGTCAATGCAGATGTCGCCGAAGCAAAAACATCAGAGAAAAGAGCCATTCCAATAGCAACATAAGGGTCAGTTCCTAAAAATGTAACAAGCAGTGGTACAACTATAGCAGCTGCCGATACACCTACAAGACCTGTTGCAATCCCTGCTAGACCTCCTGCTATAGATAATATTAAATAATCCATAATAATTCGTCCTTTATTGTGATTTGTTTTTTACACTGAAAGAATAACATAAGAAAATAAACTGAAAATAAACTTTACAAAGAAAAGTAATACTAATAACTATGTTTTTTTATTAAAATATACTGAATATAAGATAATAAAATATTAAAAATTGAATTTTTTTAGATAGATATGTATTTATTAATTGAATAATATATGCAACTAAATCCCCACAACAGACTAAAGAAACCATAAAAAAAGAACAAACAATAATGTGGTACATGCATCTATACCAGTAGTACCTTTGACTTTTTTCTTTATACTCCTTTAGCTCTAAAATAAAAGATTCATGTTAAAAACCCCGCAGCAAGCTACGGGGTTTAGACCTTTAGTTTTTTACAGATATACTGAGATTTTTACAATCAATTAGTTTATTATTACTCACACCTCAGTACCGTGAGGTATTTTCTGACCATTCTTCTTTTTTTGCATGCTTGCCAGCTCGCTATCTAGCCATAACTGTAATTCCTGGCTTATATCAAGTAATGATTCATCCAGAGCAAAACGGAATCCTTCACAACCTTTTTGACAGTTTCCGTGACCACTACCATTCTTTCTGTCACATCCATATCCTTTAGAGATCTTCTCCTGCAAATAATCTGGGAACTTCTCAGTTACATGGGTATATGTTGAGGTGTTTTTAGTCTTAAGGATGATACGGTAACCGTTATGTAAAGATGTCGAAAACCTCCATATTGCTTTGCCTTTATACGTGTAGATAAAATGAACGCATAAAAATCTTAGATCTACATTGCATTTCATTCCCGAATCCAAATAATGTTGATGTAATTTTAAGACGAATTCTTGCAAAGGTGCAGACAGTGGATAGACATAGTCTTTCAAAATAGAGGCGACTTCTGTTTCCTCGTTTTTCAACACTCTGTAATCGCATCGGAGTAAAATATCGTCATTTTTACGGGATGATAGCTCATTCTGGGCAATACCCAAAACCTTCCAACCTGTTAGCATAATCGGATAATCGGGATATGTAACTTCTACTGCCTCAATTTTTGATATATCAGGTTTTTTCATACTTAAGTCAATGCCATCAAAATTAATACCGCATTCAGTCAGAAATCGCATGCTTTTAATCATCTGCGGAACAGAAATTTTTGTAGTTGAATTTTTATTAAGAGATCTTTTAAGACTAAGTTTTTCCCAACCATTAACCAACAGTGAATCACCTGTCTCAGATAATATACCATGCTGACCTATGTTTAATAATATACTTCTAATGTTGTTCATGAATGGAAACTCCACTGTAAAAGTTGTTTCGTCTGAAAACTTTTTTTTGCCTTTTTTAGGTATGTCACATAAACTGTTGTCATCGATTAAGCAATCACAAAATCGATATAGGAAATCTCTGAAAGCAAGGACGCCGCTTCGTATGTCCTCTTCATCTGAAATGTTTCTAAACATAGATTTAATTGTATATGTTTCAGGAATATTGACTGGTATGAGTTGTTTCAAGAATTTTGCCATGTCCCCCATTGTTATTTCCATAAATAATTCTCCTTTTAAGTATGCGCCAGTAATAATCGCCGAATGGCATTGCCTCGCCAATATTAAATTCTTTCATTCTTCTCTCGTATAATAAGTTTATAGCTTAATAAATTAAGCCTGTACACCCTTTATTTTACAACTTTATTAATAAAATCAATTTCATACTTCTGTTCACCATATTTTTTTTCATTGTCAATGATGGTACCTTCTGTGAGGGTGATTCGCATAACGATAGAGTTGGGATTGTCCTCGTCGCCTACATATTCGAACCATCCGAAGACTTTTTTGAACATCGCTAAGATTTCCGCATTCTTCTCGTCCTTGACCCAACCGAGATTTTCAGCTATGCCCTGGGAAGCAAACCAATCCAACCCGCAGACAGAAACTTCGTTGTTCTTCTCAATTTGCAAGCTTTTATTTTTTGTTGCGTCCGTGGAAACATAAAATACACCGTCTTCATAATAAGCGCAAACCATACGGGCAGCAGGACGGGGATTACCGGCAGCGTTCGCAGATAATGATATTGTCGCAAGGGCAATAACTACTTCTTTACCGTTTCCGCAACGCTCTTCCATTAGTTTGATTGCATCGTCATATTTGCTCATTTTAAATTCCTCCAATATTATTTTTTTTCCTTTATAGTAAGTCAAGCTGTAGATTCTACATCTTTCCATACTAGGCAAAATTGCAAAAACAATGTGAGCTTCAAAACCTTGACACCTTTATTTACTTCAGTGATAAAGTGTCAACGTGCTTACATATCATCTTTCAGCTTTATAGGAAAATATCTTTGCATCTGTTTATAGCCAAGTCCCTTTTCTATGTCTTTATAAGCAATATCTCTTCCCTCTTCATATATATAAGGCATATTGAACATAACATTGCGGCCTTTGTCAAGCTCGAAATTTGTGTTTTCAATCCATCGGCCAACTTTTTCTTCCACTTTATGTATACTCTCGTTATCTTCGTCTATACTGACTGCCATAGCGTATATGCCGCCCGGAAAGTCGAATAATTTAAAAGGGCTTACATCCGCATTGGTGACACCATCTTTAACGGCACATATCCATTCAGCTTTGTCATTTTTAGTAATCAAAAAATCAACACAATCGAAAATCACACTCTTATACAAATGATAATACTGCCACAATTGATACATATATCCGCCTTCTTTGAACATTTCCCCCCACGGTTGGTCACCGCACGTTACCGCTTTGAATCCCGGTATCCTGACAACCATTATATCAGGAATTTTTTTATCTAATTTTTCAGTAACTTTAATCAAGCGGTTTATATTGGAGGGCTTGCCAATATAGTCAGTACTTATCAAATGTGTTTCAATCTCTTTAGCCTTGTTATACAGCAGTTTTATATCGGAGTTATCTGCAAAGTTCACTTGTTCGATTTCGTGTATAAAATCCAGCACGATTTCCTTCAACTCATGCAAAAGCGAAACCTCGTCGTCTATTTTTTGTACTTTTTTCCCCAGCACTTCTAGAACTACATCGGAACCAGAAGTATTGAAAACTCGTTGAATGTCTTTTATACTGATATTTAGCTTGCGTAAAATTAGTATTTGTTCAAGCCGCCTAATAGCGTTATTGTCGTACATTCTATATGCGTAGTCATCACTTCGGGTGCTAGACAGCAATCCCATGTCCTCATAATAACGCAGTGTACGGGCTGTTATGTCATATTTGCTTGACACTTCTTTGATTTTGATTAGGTTGTTCACCTGTCTCGACCCCTCTTCTAAATTATAATGATAAACTTAATATAAAGGCTTACCCAAAGGAAGAGTCAAGAGGGTAATGCTATTTTCTGCAAGATTATTAGATAGTGAACATCTCACATCCATTAAATAGTTCCCTTATATACAAGCTATTTCTTCTCTAACACCACAACTGTCTCCACATGCCTTGTTAGGGGCATAGGTACACGTCTGTTGCGTAAGTAGACAAATTATCTTCTTCAATTATACCAGATGACTAAGAGCATTTCACCATTAATTGTCAATGTATTGATATTTTCTTTATCAAACATAATGGCTACGTTCTTTTTCTTTAATAAACATACATATTTCAAAGTATTCCTAGCAAATCTAGATATTATCTTTGTGATAATCATATCTATTTTGCCATCAAGGGCATCGTTAAACATTCTTTGAGAAAATCCCATACACAATCGCTGCAATCAGATAGGTATGGTCTTATCAAGACCAACAGCGATACTTGACATGCAAACCATTACACTGTATTATATAACTTAAGTTATATAATACAGTGTAATGTAAAGGATGATTGGTATGCCACCAAAAACGAAATTTGATAAAAATGCTATTGTAGATGCAGCTTTAGAGATCGCTAAAGAAAAGGGCTTTTCCGGAATCACTGCCCGCAACGTGGCGAATCAGCTTCACTCTTCCGTTGCTCCTATCTATGTCAATTTTTCTACTATAGAAGATTTGGTAGAGGCTGTGGTTCAGCGAGTTTTTGCCATATCGGAAGAACTGCTTGCAAAACAAAAGGGACAAAGTCTGTTTGAAAACATTGGGAAAGCCAGCTTGGCTTTTGCCCGAAAGTATCCGGTATTATTTCGGGAATTGTCGATACAGCCAAATCCATATATGGCTTCGTATGAAACAGTAGAGAATTCTATGATTGAGTCCCTTGCAGAAGATGAGGCTATGCAGGGTTGGACTCTTGAGGAACGTAAGAGGTTGTTGTTAAAAATGCGGGTATTTCAAATGGGTCTGTCGGTCATGATCGCCAATGGTCATGTGCCCTCATGGCTGGATAATCAAGAATTTGACGAGTTGCTTATGGAAGTGGGAAATGACATATTGATAGCGCAACAATTAAAACGAAAGGAGCATTCGTAATGAAAAAGATAGTTATTATTGGTGGAGGAGTGGCTGGATTAAGTGCAGGTATTTTTGCCCAAAAAAATGGCTTTGACAGCATTATTCTTGAGAAACACCATACTTTAGGTGGAGAGTGTACGGGCTGGGATCGTCAGGGTTATCACATCGATGGCTGTATACATTGGTTAGTAGGCACAAAGGATGGAACTCCAATCAAAAAGCTTTGGGAAACTGTAGGTGCTTTGGATGGAGTGGATATTTATGACCCCGAGAGCTTTATGGCTATAGAACACGACGGCGTTACTGTACACTTCTATCGTGATATTGATAGAATCAAGTCAAGCTGGCTGGAGATATCGCCGGAAGATAAAGATGCCATAGAGGAGTTATGCAAGGACATTCAGCATTTGCAATCCTTTTCCCTTCCAGTTGAAAAACCAATGGATATGATGAATATCATTGCAAAGATAAAGCATCTCCTATCAATGAAGGATGTTGGGTTGGTCATGCAAAAATATGACAAGATCAGTGTACAGGAACTTTCCAAAAAATTCAAACACCCAGCATTGAGAGAAGCCATAGCTTCTTTTATGCCTGAAGGAGATTATAGTGCTTCCTCAGTTATTTTTCCTCTTGGTACCTTTACCGGGGGGCAGTCTTCCATTCCTAAAGGAGGTTCTAAGGCCCTAGCCATGCGCATGGTGGAAAGATATCTCTCTCTTGGTGGAACCATTAAACCCTCCTGTGAAGTGGTGGATTTAGATATCGAGAAAGATGCAGTACGGCGTATCAAATGTAAAAGTGGAAAATCCTTTGAAGCCGATTATGTTATTGCGGCCTGTGATGCCCAAGTACTATATGAGCGGTTGCTAAAGGGACAATATCCAGATCCAGAGTTTCAGAAAAGGTACAATAATTTTCAACACTATCCTTTGGCCTCAAACATCTATATTGGAATTGGGTATGAGGGTATAATGGAAGATATTCCTCGTACCCTTAAATTCCCTGTTGAGTCACTGTGTATCAATCAAAACCAGAAGCCAGTAGAACATCTGCAAATGACCCATTATGATTACGAGCCAGACTTTGCTCCGAAGGATCATACCGTGATAACCTTCGCCATTAATCAATTCCAGCCGGAATTAGATGAGTGGGAAGCTTTGGTAAAAGACAGGGAAGCTTACTCCCGGGAGAAAGTTCGAATAGGCGAAGCAGTAATTCAGGCAATGGAAACTCGTTTCCCATACATGAAAGGAAAGCTCAAATTACTTGATGTGGCCACCCCACAAACCTACGAACGATATTGCAACGCCTACCGCGGTGCCTTCATGGGTTTTTGGCCTACCATTCCCGGAAAGCCATTGGTTCATAACGGTCACATAAAAGGTTTAAATAACATAGTCTTAAGCGGGCAGTGGCTACAACCACCAGGTGGACTCCCCGTAGCGCTGATTACTGGAAAAGACACAATCATGCGGCTTTGCAAGAAACTAAAAAAACCGTTTATAGGTGTTTAAAGTTACTAAACACTTACAACCCTAGATTCATCAAACTGAATCTAGGGCATTTTGCTATCTAAATTTACATAAACAACGCTCAAAATCTACTGCTAATAGACGTATTCCTACGTACCATCTTCATCAACCTTACCTATGGCCTCTCAAGGGCTTGGTGGGATACATATAGCCGAAGTTGCTTATCTTTTATCCTTATTGTTCTTATTAATAAATGCTCTCTCGATTGTATCAAGCAAGTCCACTGACTTAGATATCTTTTATTATGATGTAAAGAGACTCTAATTGATGAACCCTACTATTCTATCAACCAAAAACTCTGGCAACTCCAGTGGGATTATATGTGCAGACTTAACTTGCTCCTCTTTATAATTATTTATTTTGTCTTTAAAAACTTTACTTGAATTATATACATCTTCATAATCAAAAGATCCAACTAAATGATAAACTTCGTTATCTATTTCGTTTAATTGTACATTAACAGGTGGATTGATAAAATCTGGCATTTTATAGTTAGCACCATTTAAAAGATTCTGCTTAGTTATATTTTTAAACAAATCAAGCTTATCTGAAGAAATATCTTTATTACTTCTCTTTTCTCCCACTAGCCAAGTTTTAGTCCATATTCTGGCTGCTTCTTCCACATTTCCTGAATATAACTCAGATTGAAATTCCTTTATACGTACAACCTTGTTTTCATCTTCATTTACTCCAAACAATCCAGTTGAAATAATAAATAATTTATCTACTTTTTCAGGATATTGAATTACGTATTCTAGTGCTGTGTGACCCCCTGCGGAAAGACCAATTAGATTCACTTTAATTAACCCAAGTTCATCAATTAAATAATTCAAATCCTCGAACAAACTATAATTTGAGTTATCCTGTTCCGTTTTACCAGTATATCTAAAGTCAAACTGTATAACCTTATATTTCTTCGATAAACTCTCTTCCACATTGTTCCATATTCTTAAATCTGCAAATGCTGGATTCAATAATATAATGGGTTTCCCTTCTCCCATAATTTTATAGTGTAATTTCAAACCTTTTTTCTCTAAAAATAAACTTTTTTTATTATTCATAATACCTCTCCTTATTTTTTTAATCCTCATTATTCTAGAATAAAAAATAGGACATCTAGTATGTCCTATTTATATATATTATTCATTTTTCTTATCATTTTTTTTACATCAATCATGAGTGACTCAGGTTCTATAACCTCCACTTGATTCCCAAAAGATAGAATCATTGATAGTAGCCACGCATCATTTCTAAGAAATGTAGTTACAGTAATATATTCCTCATTTAATATGCTTATCTCATCATCACTAAAAATATCTACTACCTTCGGATATGATCTATTAGTGAATTTTAGAATTTTTTTCTCACTATCATTACTTCTCATTTTTTTATTGTCAAATTCATTATAATCCTTCTCAATAAAATGTTGTTTTGTGATTTCTAATCCAACGATTCTATTGACTTTAAAAACTCGAAACTCATTCCTATTTAGACAATAGGCATTTAAATACCACCTACCACTCTTCATTTTTAAGCCATAAGGTTCTATTTGTCTTTTTGATGATATTCCTTCTATATTACAATACTCAATGTTAAGTAATAATTTATTCTTAATTGCATCAGATAAAGTTTTTACTTTTAGTGAAACAGATTCATCATGATTCCATGGAGATAAATCAATTTTCATTGGAACTCTATCATTATTCGGCTCAGAGTTTAATGCATACTCAAATTTCTCCCATAATACTTCTAATTGCTTATTATCATAGATATTTCTTAATCCATCTAAAATAGAATTTAAGACGCCTACTTCAAAACTTGATAAAAGTTTTGTATCAAATTTATATGAATCTAGTATTCCGTATCCACCTCTCATCCCTTTTTCAGAGAAAACGGGTATTCCAGCCATATTCAATGTTTCTATGTCTCTTTGAATTGTTTTAATTGAAACTTCATTCTTATCAGCTAAATCTTTTGCTGATACAAGATCATTATTTAGTAAAGTTGTTAAAATAGATAATAATCTATATACTTTCATAACTCCTCCTTTTACTCCTACATAAGTTTTAAAGAACTTATGTTAATTGATTACTATTATTAATAAAATACAATGTAAAATCTAATTATTCATCACTGTGATACGGTTCACTCTATATAATCCTAAGTTAATTGTATCATATACAATAAAATCGTCGCTACGTTTCTGTACATTGTTTTTTTGCAGAGCAACCTTTTTGACTTGCTACAGCTATCACTTCACTCTTCTTCATATCTCCCTTCGGTCGATTTTGATGTTTTTTCTCCTATACCAAAAGAGATAGGTATCTGATTTTAAATCAAATCCTATCTCTTTTGCTCTCTCTCATATAGTCCTTCGAATCAGAGGTACTGTATGTTGACATGTCTATATTTAGTTAAGTGAGCACTACAATGATAATTTCAAGCTCTCCAATGGGCACTTTATTCTTAAAATCACACCCATCATTTATAAACTTAAAATCCTATGAATCCCTTGTAAACACAGCTATTTCGCTGATACCATGTATTCCATCAGGCTTTTTTACAGTACAGTCCACCACTAATCGTAAACCTGTTTTTTTAAAAAAGTTACTGAATAAGGATTTCTAATACCTGACTCATCAACTTTTCCAATGATTACTTTGTCGATAACATTCTCAAATATTTCTCTATCAAACATTTCTAGTACCATCAATATTTAATTCTACAAGTTTACTTAACTTATTTTCTAATCTATACCCAATTTATTGATAATACTAGCATTATATGCAGCGCTAAATAGGAACGCCTACAAGTTATATTTGCTAAGAACCAGATTAGGAATGTTATGTAACCAGAAAAATAGATAAAAGTAATTTTTATGAGAGGTGATAGAATGAGTATAAATGATAGAATTGACCATACAATACTTAATGCAGATGCCATAAGAGATGAAATAATAGAGTACTGTGATGATGCAAAAAATTGTCTATAAAGGAATCAACCTTATCCATTGTCAAGTCATACTCTTTTTCTTTTCATCAAGTAACTTTATTATCAAAAGGGCTCTGCTATCGCTTTCTTCAATCACCGCAGATGGAATATTTGAATCTTCACTATGGATACTTATTTCTAATGTAACTGTATGCAGCAAAATCGTAGTATATAATTTATTGTTAGTCAAATAAATTTCTTGTTAACTCTTCTTGACATTCATTATTTTAGATGCTATGTTAGACTGAAATAGCTAAATATTATTAGGAAATACTCTAGAATATGCCAAACATATGTTAAGGAGAAGAATATGAAAATAGACCGTATGCTGACAATCATTGTTATATTACTTAATAGAAGTCGAATATCGGCAAAAGAACTTGCGGAAAAGTTTGGAGTTTCAGTTCGAACGGTTTACAGGGACATTGAAGCTATTAATATGGCTGGTATTCCAATTATATCATACCCTGGGAATAATGGTGGTTTTGGTATTATGGAGAATTATAAATTAAACCATCAGTTGCTGACACTAAACAATTTGTGTTCCATAATTTCAGCACTTAAAGGTATTAACTCAACTCTTGAGGATGTTGAGCTTGAATCA encodes:
- a CDS encoding CDP-alcohol phosphatidyltransferase family protein, with translation MLVGFYNYTVILTYFSLFISIVGIYFAIYGNLKYALIALMLSGFCDMFDGKIAATRKRTDDEKRFGVQIDSLCDLICFGVFPAIICFQITGKSFHFMIVSSIYVLAGLIRLAYFNIMVENNSLVTNTGRKYFKGLPITSMALILPMFYGVFGVENPSCYTALLLLVAIAFISPIKVVKPRLREMLILSALGLFTLFFIL
- a CDS encoding pyridoxamine 5'-phosphate oxidase family protein; this translates as MSKYDDAIKLMEERCGNGKEVVIALATISLSANAAGNPRPAARMVCAYYEDGVFYVSTDATKNKSLQIEKNNEVSVCGLDWFASQGIAENLGWVKDEKNAEILAMFKKVFGWFEYVGDEDNPNSIVMRITLTEGTIIDNEKKYGEQKYEIDFINKVVK
- a CDS encoding helix-turn-helix transcriptional regulator, with translation MKVYRLLSILTTLLNNDLVSAKDLADKNEVSIKTIQRDIETLNMAGIPVFSEKGMRGGYGILDSYKFDTKLLSSFEVGVLNSILDGLRNIYDNKQLEVLWEKFEYALNSEPNNDRVPMKIDLSPWNHDESVSLKVKTLSDAIKNKLLLNIEYCNIEGISSKRQIEPYGLKMKSGRWYLNAYCLNRNEFRVFKVNRIVGLEITKQHFIEKDYNEFDNKKMRSNDSEKKILKFTNRSYPKVVDIFSDDEISILNEEYITVTTFLRNDAWLLSMILSFGNQVEVIEPESLMIDVKKMIRKMNNIYK
- a CDS encoding alpha/beta hydrolase, translating into MNNKKSLFLEKKGLKLHYKIMGEGKPIILLNPAFADLRIWNNVEESLSKKYKVIQFDFRYTGKTEQDNSNYSLFEDLNYLIDELGLIKVNLIGLSAGGHTALEYVIQYPEKVDKLFIISTGLFGVNEDENKVVRIKEFQSELYSGNVEEAARIWTKTWLVGEKRSNKDISSDKLDLFKNITKQNLLNGANYKMPDFINPPVNVQLNEIDNEVYHLVGSFDYEDVYNSSKVFKDKINNYKEEQVKSAHIIPLELPEFLVDRIVGFIN
- a CDS encoding TVP38/TMEM64 family protein, producing the protein MMSQIEENTIKKIGFIVISVFLINAMSVIIIGFYTGAFENSDTFTNYIEGFGILAPMIFTLYVVIRVLVPIIPTFIGYVGGVTMFGPINAFILLYIGNLLSSSLAFYLARRYGKKFVINIIGENNYNKCTKWTDKKKSFDLSFLAIVSLLLMPDDTLYYIGGLTKMSYKRFLLMVAIGKPWSLLMYCGLLESIF
- a CDS encoding helix-turn-helix domain-containing protein, encoding MNNLIKIKEVSSKYDITARTLRYYEDMGLLSSTRSDDYAYRMYDNNAIRRLEQILILRKLNISIKDIQRVFNTSGSDVVLEVLGKKVQKIDDEVSLLHELKEIVLDFIHEIEQVNFADNSDIKLLYNKAKEIETHLISTDYIGKPSNINRLIKVTEKLDKKIPDIMVVRIPGFKAVTCGDQPWGEMFKEGGYMYQLWQYYHLYKSVIFDCVDFLITKNDKAEWICAVKDGVTNADVSPFKLFDFPGGIYAMAVSIDEDNESIHKVEEKVGRWIENTNFELDKGRNVMFNMPYIYEEGRDIAYKDIEKGLGYKQMQRYFPIKLKDDM
- a CDS encoding sulfite exporter TauE/SafE family protein; this translates as MDYLILSIAGGLAGIATGLVGVSAAAIVVPLLVTFLGTDPYVAIGMALFSDVFASATSALTYRKNKNIDIMNSLYLLGSVLVFTLIFSYISSLSDTKILGSMTNLIVIILGTRFLARPILVTESNDTEDKNRTIKCVICGALCGAMCGYLGAGGGIALLIILTSVLKYDVKTAVGTSVFIMTFTALIGGVSHMIIMPHDILYLFVCCLTAFIGAKIAAAYANKLNPIKLNKVVGVFLLIFGIMITSVNYLI
- a CDS encoding TetR/AcrR family transcriptional regulator, with the protein product MPPKTKFDKNAIVDAALEIAKEKGFSGITARNVANQLHSSVAPIYVNFSTIEDLVEAVVQRVFAISEELLAKQKGQSLFENIGKASLAFARKYPVLFRELSIQPNPYMASYETVENSMIESLAEDEAMQGWTLEERKRLLLKMRVFQMGLSVMIANGHVPSWLDNQEFDELLMEVGNDILIAQQLKRKEHS
- a CDS encoding phosphatidylserine decarboxylase — encoded protein: MKKDVDGKILKYLYSNFITRNLLTAIMRKNVLKIAQKYADSRLSTIHINTFAKKRGVKVERNYNSFNDFFARGDDFVHLKSKNTSFCSPCEGNVTVINNIRNISTDVEIKGESFTAKKLLNSGSDKFDDGLAYVFRLTTSHCHRLYSFDDMVIKSEKIIEGGYHSTHSVVSKFWENTLCTNYRSVYTADTKNFGQVAIVQIGSMLVSSINKHIKVNEQIKKGDVISSFKLGGSAVVILFEKGVIRPKDNLLDNITYVSIGENIGDDISLEEKKCL
- a CDS encoding phytoene desaturase family protein gives rise to the protein MKKIVIIGGGVAGLSAGIFAQKNGFDSIILEKHHTLGGECTGWDRQGYHIDGCIHWLVGTKDGTPIKKLWETVGALDGVDIYDPESFMAIEHDGVTVHFYRDIDRIKSSWLEISPEDKDAIEELCKDIQHLQSFSLPVEKPMDMMNIIAKIKHLLSMKDVGLVMQKYDKISVQELSKKFKHPALREAIASFMPEGDYSASSVIFPLGTFTGGQSSIPKGGSKALAMRMVERYLSLGGTIKPSCEVVDLDIEKDAVRRIKCKSGKSFEADYVIAACDAQVLYERLLKGQYPDPEFQKRYNNFQHYPLASNIYIGIGYEGIMEDIPRTLKFPVESLCINQNQKPVEHLQMTHYDYEPDFAPKDHTVITFAINQFQPELDEWEALVKDREAYSREKVRIGEAVIQAMETRFPYMKGKLKLLDVATPQTYERYCNAYRGAFMGFWPTIPGKPLVHNGHIKGLNNIVLSGQWLQPPGGLPVALITGKDTIMRLCKKLKKPFIGV